From Chryseobacterium shandongense, the proteins below share one genomic window:
- a CDS encoding nitroreductase family protein has translation MELIEKLNWRYAAKAMNGQKVPQEKVDKIVEAARLAPTSSGLQPFEIIVITNQEIKERIKPHAWNQPQITDCSHLLVFAAWDNYTEERINGMFDLTNKIRGFENEGWENYRQMLLGMYPQRSAEENFTHAAKQAYIGFGAAIIAAAFEEVDSTPMEGFVPEEVDKILNLQEKGLKSVLLLPLGYRDASNDWLVNLTKIRKPKEDFITEIN, from the coding sequence ATGGAATTAATTGAAAAACTGAACTGGAGATATGCTGCTAAAGCAATGAACGGTCAGAAAGTGCCACAGGAAAAAGTGGATAAAATAGTAGAGGCCGCAAGATTGGCACCTACCTCAAGCGGTCTGCAGCCTTTTGAAATTATTGTAATTACCAATCAGGAAATTAAGGAACGGATAAAACCTCATGCTTGGAATCAGCCGCAGATTACCGACTGCTCACATCTTCTGGTTTTTGCAGCCTGGGATAATTACACAGAAGAAAGAATCAACGGAATGTTTGACCTTACGAATAAAATAAGAGGTTTTGAAAACGAGGGCTGGGAAAATTACAGACAGATGCTGTTGGGAATGTACCCGCAGAGATCTGCAGAAGAAAACTTCACCCATGCTGCAAAACAGGCTTATATTGGGTTTGGTGCAGCGATCATTGCCGCAGCATTCGAGGAAGTAGATTCTACGCCAATGGAAGGCTTTGTACCGGAAGAGGTTGATAAGATCTTAAATTTACAGGAAAAAGGATTAAAAAGTGTTCTTTTGTTGCCGCTTGGATACAGAGACGCTTCAAACGACTGGCTGGTAAACCTTACCAAAATAAGAAAACCAAAAGAAGATTTCATTACCGAAATCAATTAA
- a CDS encoding ABC transporter ATP-binding protein: MITINNLTKTYGKATVLNIEHLEIPNGETFGLVGNNGAGKTTLFSLMLDLIQASTGYVSIDGIKVNESEAWKNKVSAFVDDSFLIGYLTPEEYFYFIGELRGQNKASVDEFLKQFHDLFSGEILNSGKYVRDLSKGNQKKVGIVGAIIGNPEIIILDEPFANLDPSTQIKLKNLIKELSKQEGVTFLISSHDLSHTTEVCNRIVVVNKGQMVKDIQTNPETLKDLEQYFADQISSPAEIVNNPV; the protein is encoded by the coding sequence ATGATCACAATTAATAATTTAACAAAGACATACGGCAAAGCAACCGTTTTAAATATAGAACATCTGGAAATCCCAAATGGTGAAACATTTGGTTTGGTAGGCAATAACGGTGCAGGAAAAACTACTCTTTTCAGCCTGATGCTTGATCTTATTCAGGCAAGTACGGGATATGTAAGCATCGACGGCATCAAAGTAAACGAATCTGAAGCTTGGAAAAACAAAGTTTCCGCTTTTGTGGACGATTCGTTCCTGATTGGCTATCTTACTCCGGAAGAGTATTTCTACTTTATCGGAGAGCTAAGAGGCCAAAACAAAGCTTCTGTTGATGAGTTTTTAAAACAGTTTCATGATCTTTTCAGTGGTGAAATTTTAAACTCAGGGAAATACGTCCGTGACCTTTCTAAAGGAAACCAAAAAAAAGTAGGAATCGTTGGAGCCATTATTGGAAATCCCGAAATCATAATCCTGGATGAGCCTTTTGCCAATCTGGATCCTTCCACACAGATTAAGCTTAAAAACCTCATCAAAGAATTGTCAAAACAGGAAGGTGTTACGTTTCTGATCTCCAGCCACGATCTTTCACATACAACGGAAGTGTGCAACCGAATCGTTGTGGTAAATAAAGGACAAATGGTAAAAGATATCCAAACCAATCCTGAAACACTGAAAGACCTGGAACAATATTTTGCGGACCAGATTTCAAGTCCTGCAGAAATTGTTAATAATCCTGTTTAA
- a CDS encoding rod shape-determining protein, with protein sequence MSLFDMFTQEIAIDLGTANTLIIHNNKIVIDQPSIVAIERSTGRPIAVGEQAKHMQGKTHEDIKTIRPLKDGVIADFHASEHMIKEFIKKIPGIKGKFIQPALRIVICIPSGITEVEKRAVRDSAQKVNAKEVRLIYEPMAAAIGVGIDVQKPEGNMIIDIGGGTTEIAVVALGGIVCDKSVKIAGDVFTNDIAYYLRTHHNLYIGERTAERIKIEVGSAVEDLDVDIEDIPVQGRDLITGKPKEIMVGYKEIARALDKSIIRIEDAVMETLSLTPPELAADIYKTGIYLAGGGALLRGLADRLHKKTGLPVFVAEDPLRAVVRGTGIALKNMDKFNFLIK encoded by the coding sequence ATGAGTTTATTCGATATGTTTACGCAAGAGATTGCGATAGACCTTGGTACCGCCAACACCCTTATCATCCATAATAATAAAATTGTTATAGACCAGCCTTCAATTGTTGCAATTGAACGTTCTACGGGTAGACCTATCGCTGTCGGCGAACAGGCAAAACATATGCAGGGTAAAACTCACGAGGATATTAAAACAATTCGTCCCTTAAAAGATGGGGTGATTGCAGATTTCCATGCTTCTGAACATATGATTAAAGAATTTATCAAAAAAATTCCCGGAATTAAAGGTAAGTTTATCCAGCCGGCATTAAGAATCGTAATCTGTATTCCGTCAGGGATTACAGAAGTTGAAAAAAGAGCGGTAAGAGATTCGGCACAAAAAGTAAACGCAAAAGAAGTACGTCTGATTTACGAACCAATGGCCGCGGCTATCGGGGTTGGAATTGATGTTCAGAAACCGGAAGGAAATATGATCATTGACATAGGCGGCGGTACTACTGAAATTGCAGTGGTTGCGCTGGGAGGTATTGTTTGTGATAAATCTGTAAAAATTGCAGGTGACGTATTCACGAATGATATTGCCTATTATTTAAGAACACACCATAACCTTTATATTGGAGAGAGAACCGCAGAAAGAATTAAAATCGAAGTGGGTTCTGCCGTTGAAGATCTTGACGTGGATATCGAAGATATTCCGGTACAGGGTAGAGACCTTATCACAGGAAAGCCTAAAGAAATTATGGTTGGCTACAAAGAAATTGCAAGAGCGCTGGATAAATCAATCATCAGAATTGAAGATGCAGTAATGGAAACGCTTTCTTTAACACCACCGGAATTGGCTGCGGATATTTATAAAACAGGTATTTATCTGGCCGGAGGTGGCGCTTTGTTGAGAGGACTTGCAGACAGATTACATAAAAAAACCGGTCTTCCTGTGTTTGTAGCAGAAGATCCGTTGAGAGCTGTAGTTCGCGGAACAGGTATCGCCCTTAAGAATATGGATAAATTCAATTTCTTAATAAAATAA
- the hemC gene encoding hydroxymethylbilane synthase: protein MKSIRIGTRNSALALWQAREVARHLQNNNYLTEIVPIVSSGDKNLTQPLYALGITGVFTRDLDIALLNDEIDIAVHSLKDVPTNLPENLEIISYLERDFPQDVLIRKESAKNKELHELKLATSSLRRRAFWLKNFPQAEFSDIRGNIQTRLQKLEEGDFDATILSLAGIKRMKMDIDYEMIPFLIPAPSQGVIAVAGHSDKTEINEIVRKFTNHTNTQICVEMERSFLNTLEGGCTAPIGAFAEIFEDQIRFKAALCSLDGKNAISTDENFIYNEEENFGKKFAKVVLENGGKELMAEIKNQI, encoded by the coding sequence ATGAAAAGCATTAGAATCGGAACCAGGAATTCCGCACTGGCACTTTGGCAGGCAAGAGAAGTGGCGAGGCACCTTCAGAACAACAATTATTTAACGGAAATCGTTCCTATTGTATCTTCCGGCGACAAAAATCTTACTCAACCTCTTTATGCTCTTGGAATCACAGGGGTTTTTACAAGAGATCTTGATATTGCTTTGTTAAATGATGAGATCGACATTGCCGTCCATTCTTTAAAAGACGTACCCACCAACCTTCCTGAAAACCTGGAAATCATTTCCTACCTGGAAAGAGATTTTCCTCAGGATGTTCTGATTCGCAAAGAATCTGCAAAAAATAAGGAACTTCACGAACTTAAACTGGCGACAAGCAGCCTGAGAAGAAGAGCTTTTTGGTTGAAAAACTTTCCGCAGGCTGAATTTTCAGACATTCGCGGAAATATACAAACCCGACTTCAGAAATTGGAAGAGGGCGATTTCGATGCTACTATTTTATCTTTGGCCGGAATTAAGAGAATGAAAATGGATATCGATTATGAAATGATCCCGTTTTTAATTCCTGCTCCTTCACAGGGGGTAATTGCAGTTGCAGGGCATTCGGATAAAACAGAAATCAACGAAATTGTAAGAAAATTTACCAATCACACTAACACCCAGATTTGTGTGGAAATGGAAAGAAGCTTCCTTAATACACTGGAAGGTGGCTGTACTGCTCCCATCGGCGCTTTTGCCGAAATATTTGAAGACCAGATCCGTTTTAAAGCTGCCCTATGCTCTTTAGATGGCAAGAACGCTATTTCTACTGACGAAAATTTCATCTATAACGAGGAAGAAAACTTCGGTAAAAAGTTTGCTAAAGTTGTTCTTGAGAATGGAGGAAAAGAATTGATGGCTGAAATTAAGAACCAGATTTAA
- a CDS encoding uroporphyrinogen-III synthase: MKILFTKNIDRTIISKELGDDIAVDCIEVIRTTRVHVNPFDLKDYSLIFTSVNGVDSFFKNGFRPNEDFTAKNYNKIYCVGEKTKKELRKHGFGTFKVLKNADALSKFITGRCQHENFFHFCGNLAISVLDNELPLQNIKYKKVIVYNTEEVNPLITEKYHAVVFFSPSGVRSFAKQNSLENMILISIGETTSRELRKHSSVPVLTAEGNTLASVLKLIQKEIVNKD; this comes from the coding sequence ATGAAAATCTTATTTACCAAAAATATAGACCGTACTATTATATCCAAAGAATTAGGAGATGATATTGCGGTTGACTGTATTGAGGTAATACGAACAACTCGTGTGCACGTAAACCCTTTTGACCTTAAGGATTATTCACTCATTTTCACGAGTGTAAACGGTGTAGATTCATTTTTTAAAAACGGATTCCGGCCTAACGAAGATTTTACCGCAAAAAATTACAACAAGATCTACTGTGTCGGCGAAAAGACTAAAAAAGAACTAAGGAAACATGGTTTCGGAACTTTTAAGGTACTGAAAAACGCAGATGCCCTTTCAAAATTCATTACCGGGAGATGCCAGCACGAAAACTTTTTTCACTTTTGCGGCAATCTGGCCATAAGCGTTCTGGATAATGAGCTTCCGCTGCAAAATATTAAATACAAAAAAGTCATTGTTTACAATACGGAAGAAGTTAATCCGCTGATAACTGAAAAATATCATGCTGTCGTATTTTTTAGTCCGAGCGGAGTTCGTAGTTTTGCAAAGCAAAATTCACTGGAAAACATGATCCTGATATCTATCGGTGAAACCACATCCCGTGAACTCAGAAAACACAGTTCAGTGCCGGTTTTAACAGCAGAAGGAAATACCCTTGCATCTGTTTTAAAGCTGATACAAAAAGAAATTGTAAACAAAGACTGA
- the hemA gene encoding glutamyl-tRNA reductase, with the protein MLQYSNIHQTSNFAVLSISYEKADVETRGKFAFFDENIKNFVTRIHNENLGDAFVVSTCNRTEIYTTSPNYLLVAEEYCKTIGVNLMDFLPYANILTKEEALIHLFRVAAGLESQIIGDFEIIGQIKKAYSRFRKERQNSNPYLERAINAAIQISKRIKNETGISNGAASVSYAAVHYILNNQKRLTEKNILLLGVGEIGQNTVENLVKHVYQPKIKIANRTQETAEKISEKYHIPHIDYTDFDQELKNTDILIVATGARHPIVNKSHFPNGKETLVIDLSIPNNVDKNVIENENVTLIDVDELSKHIRDTIQQREKEIPKAEKIIKDLMKDFLEWEKKRRLAPNIHHFKAVLKNMERNEMHNFYKKNKYINITDMELSDKMIQKITNRFAKYIIDNPLKAEEISKLMHEILVEQPNNEFNEKH; encoded by the coding sequence ATGTTACAGTATTCCAACATACATCAAACGTCTAATTTTGCCGTACTTTCCATTAGTTATGAAAAGGCTGATGTAGAAACAAGAGGCAAATTTGCATTCTTTGACGAAAATATCAAAAATTTCGTCACCCGGATTCACAATGAAAATTTAGGGGATGCATTTGTTGTTTCCACTTGTAACAGAACTGAAATCTACACCACTTCCCCGAATTATCTATTGGTTGCGGAAGAATACTGTAAAACAATCGGAGTAAATCTGATGGATTTCCTACCGTATGCCAATATCCTTACCAAAGAAGAAGCGTTAATACACCTTTTCAGAGTAGCGGCAGGCCTGGAAAGTCAGATCATCGGAGATTTTGAAATCATCGGCCAGATTAAAAAAGCATACAGCAGGTTCAGAAAAGAAAGACAGAATTCCAATCCTTATCTGGAGAGGGCTATTAATGCTGCTATTCAGATTTCAAAAAGGATTAAAAACGAGACTGGAATTTCCAACGGTGCAGCTTCAGTTTCATATGCAGCGGTTCATTATATCCTCAACAATCAGAAAAGACTTACGGAAAAGAATATTCTTCTTCTCGGAGTAGGAGAAATAGGCCAGAATACAGTAGAGAATCTTGTAAAACATGTCTATCAGCCTAAAATAAAAATCGCCAACAGAACCCAGGAAACGGCTGAAAAAATTTCAGAAAAATACCATATTCCTCATATTGATTATACCGATTTTGATCAGGAACTTAAAAATACGGACATTCTCATTGTAGCTACCGGCGCAAGACATCCTATCGTTAACAAATCTCATTTCCCGAACGGAAAAGAAACCTTGGTCATCGATCTTTCCATTCCGAATAACGTCGATAAGAATGTTATCGAGAATGAAAATGTGACTTTAATTGATGTGGATGAGCTTTCGAAACATATCCGGGATACCATTCAGCAGAGAGAAAAAGAAATTCCAAAGGCTGAAAAAATCATTAAGGATTTGATGAAAGACTTCCTTGAATGGGAAAAAAAGAGAAGGCTGGCTCCGAATATCCATCATTTTAAAGCAGTTCTGAAGAATATGGAACGCAATGAGATGCACAATTTTTACAAAAAAAATAAGTACATAAACATCACGGATATGGAACTTTCTGATAAAATGATTCAGAAAATTACCAACCGTTTTGCAAAATATATCATCGATAATCCGTTAAAAGCCGAAGAAATTAGTAAATTAATGCACGAAATATTAGTTGAACAACCAAACAACGAATTCAATGAAAAGCATTAG
- the hemE gene encoding uroporphyrinogen decarboxylase, whose product MIKNDLYLKALRGETVERPPVWMMRQAGRYLPEFIALRDKYDFFTRCQTPELASEITVQPIRRFPLDAAILFSDILVVPQAMGIDFKMKESVGPWLDNPIRTMEQVQNVAVPDVNDTLGYVFDAIELTLQKLDNEIPLIGFAGSPWTILCYCVEGKGSKAFDIAKSFCFTQPEAAHLLLQKITDTTIAYLKRKVEKGVSAVQVFDSWGGMLSPSDYQEFSWKYINQIVEALSPLTHVVVFGKGCWFALEDMVQSPVSALGVDWTIKPEFARTLTNHTMTLQGNFDPARLHSTPETIKKMVTEMINRFGKDKYIANLGHGILPNIPVENAEAFIRAVVDWKPSAEF is encoded by the coding sequence ATGATTAAAAACGACCTATATTTAAAAGCGCTTCGCGGAGAAACCGTAGAAAGGCCTCCTGTATGGATGATGAGGCAGGCAGGAAGATATTTGCCGGAATTTATTGCCCTTCGCGACAAATACGATTTCTTCACAAGGTGCCAGACTCCCGAGCTGGCTTCCGAAATCACCGTACAGCCAATCCGAAGATTTCCATTAGATGCAGCCATTTTGTTTTCGGATATTTTGGTGGTTCCGCAGGCGATGGGAATCGATTTTAAAATGAAAGAATCTGTTGGCCCATGGCTGGATAATCCGATCAGAACGATGGAACAGGTTCAAAATGTTGCCGTTCCGGATGTGAATGATACATTAGGGTACGTTTTTGATGCTATTGAATTAACGTTACAGAAATTAGACAACGAAATTCCGTTGATCGGTTTTGCAGGTTCTCCCTGGACTATCCTTTGCTATTGCGTAGAAGGAAAAGGAAGCAAGGCTTTTGATATTGCCAAATCTTTTTGTTTCACACAACCAGAAGCAGCCCATTTACTACTTCAGAAAATTACCGATACTACGATTGCTTATCTCAAAAGAAAAGTTGAAAAAGGAGTGTCTGCCGTTCAGGTTTTCGATTCCTGGGGCGGAATGCTTTCTCCGTCAGATTATCAGGAATTCTCATGGAAATATATCAACCAGATTGTGGAAGCATTAAGTCCGCTGACGCATGTGGTGGTTTTCGGGAAAGGATGCTGGTTTGCATTGGAAGATATGGTTCAGTCTCCGGTTTCTGCTTTAGGTGTTGACTGGACTATTAAGCCTGAGTTTGCAAGAACGTTGACCAATCACACCATGACCCTTCAGGGAAATTTTGATCCTGCAAGACTGCACTCGACGCCTGAAACAATCAAAAAAATGGTGACTGAAATGATCAACCGTTTCGGAAAGGACAAATATATTGCCAATTTAGGACACGGAATTTTACCGAATATTCCTGTGGAAAATGCAGAAGCGTTTATCAGAGCAGTAGTGGATTGGAAGCCGAGTGCTGAGTTTTAG
- the porD gene encoding type IX secretion system protein PorD: MKKILSIFLVLFLCNLSFSQELLATVQVNSQLLGGSNQSAYKALEKSLKDFINNTSWTGKRLQNFEKIKSNFAIVITERDGNRFRGNIVVQAVRPVYNTSYESPLINLQDQRFSFDYVENENLIFNERQFSGKNLIDVISFYVYVILGVDADSFQSMAGTQWFQKAQQIAQNGESQNTYDGWKQINEPRSRSILIKEIMSPNWSQLRATIYSYHRAGLDNLFNQDQTGAKKVIFDSLMQLRQYENSFQQAYFINLILDTKADEIFNIFNSGNNGGIVLADLKNEMTILSPKNTESRWNKWKQ; encoded by the coding sequence ATGAAAAAAATTTTAAGCATATTTTTAGTTCTGTTTTTGTGTAATCTCAGTTTCTCCCAGGAACTGCTGGCTACCGTTCAGGTGAATTCCCAGCTGTTGGGAGGAAGTAACCAGTCGGCATACAAAGCATTGGAGAAAAGCCTCAAAGATTTCATCAACAATACCAGCTGGACAGGTAAGAGACTTCAGAACTTTGAAAAAATAAAATCAAATTTTGCAATTGTCATTACCGAGAGAGATGGAAACCGTTTCAGGGGGAATATTGTGGTGCAGGCTGTACGACCGGTGTACAATACGTCCTATGAATCTCCGCTTATTAACCTTCAGGATCAGCGTTTTTCTTTTGATTATGTTGAAAATGAAAACCTTATTTTTAATGAAAGACAATTTTCCGGGAAAAATCTTATTGATGTGATTAGCTTTTATGTTTATGTAATTTTAGGAGTTGATGCCGATAGCTTTCAATCGATGGCCGGAACCCAATGGTTTCAGAAAGCCCAGCAGATTGCCCAAAACGGCGAATCTCAGAATACATACGACGGGTGGAAGCAGATTAATGAGCCGAGAAGCCGTTCCATTTTAATCAAGGAAATTATGAGCCCCAACTGGAGCCAGCTGCGCGCAACCATTTATTCTTATCACAGAGCTGGGCTTGACAATCTTTTTAATCAGGATCAGACGGGAGCAAAAAAAGTAATTTTTGATTCTTTAATGCAGCTAAGACAATACGAAAACTCGTTCCAGCAGGCATATTTCATTAATCTTATCCTGGATACGAAAGCAGATGAGATTTTCAATATCTTTAATTCCGGGAATAATGGCGGAATTGTTTTGGCAGATCTTAAAAACGAGATGACAATTCTTTCTCCAAAAAATACCGAATCCCGCTGGAACAAATGGAAACAGTAA
- a CDS encoding DNA repair protein RecN, with translation MLSRIYIKNFALIDTLEVSLHNGLQVITGETGAGKSIILGALRLILGERADVKSISKAEEKSIVETEFSLNNQFKKFFIENDLDYEHQTIIRREILPSGKSRAFINDVPVTLDVLKELSSQLIDIHSQFETSNLFTAEYQFKIIDGLSENKEIVHDYQNEFSDFQSLKTQLKKLQTQLSEANKESDYKTFLLNELEELHLDDVDYEELQNQLSIQENAEMISDNLAQVLSRFHQEEVGILSFFNEAKNKLSRIAEVSGSFEELNERLETSFVELKDIISELEDEAEKIEVNPENLVLLIELSNRINSLFVKHNVADVSGLKEIRDQLSGEQQGASELEFQIEEIQANIVKKEKTLQALAATLSKNRKKNIPVFIKKAEALLKKLGLEKARVDIELQDAADFNHFGKENIQLLFQANSGFPLKPIQTAISGGERSRVMLAVKKIIAESDELPTLILDEIDTGVSGKVAEEIGNLMREMSADMQLIVISHLAQVAAKGNNNYKVVKQDVAGRTQSTIVPLSDEEKLNEIAQLLSGSKITEAALAQAKELIG, from the coding sequence ATGCTTTCGAGAATATACATTAAAAATTTTGCCCTTATTGATACCCTTGAAGTATCATTACACAACGGTCTGCAGGTGATTACCGGGGAAACCGGTGCCGGAAAATCTATTATTTTGGGTGCGTTGCGACTGATCCTTGGAGAAAGGGCAGATGTTAAATCAATCTCAAAAGCAGAAGAAAAAAGCATCGTTGAAACCGAATTTTCCTTAAATAACCAGTTTAAAAAATTCTTTATCGAAAACGATCTGGATTATGAGCATCAGACCATTATCCGGAGAGAAATTTTACCATCCGGAAAATCAAGAGCATTTATTAATGATGTTCCTGTCACTTTGGATGTTTTAAAAGAACTATCCTCTCAACTTATTGATATTCATTCCCAGTTTGAAACTTCTAATCTTTTTACCGCAGAATATCAGTTCAAAATCATTGACGGCCTTTCTGAAAATAAAGAGATCGTTCACGATTACCAGAATGAATTCTCAGATTTTCAAAGCCTTAAAACACAGCTTAAAAAACTTCAGACCCAGCTTTCGGAAGCCAACAAGGAAAGTGATTATAAAACATTTTTGCTGAATGAACTCGAAGAACTTCATCTGGATGATGTAGATTACGAAGAGCTTCAGAACCAGCTTTCGATTCAGGAAAACGCTGAAATGATCTCCGATAATCTTGCGCAGGTGTTATCCAGATTTCATCAGGAAGAGGTGGGGATTCTTTCATTTTTTAACGAAGCTAAGAATAAACTTTCCAGGATTGCGGAAGTGTCCGGCAGTTTTGAAGAGCTCAATGAAAGGCTGGAAACTTCTTTCGTGGAATTAAAAGATATCATTTCCGAGTTGGAAGATGAAGCGGAAAAAATTGAGGTTAACCCGGAAAATTTGGTTTTATTAATCGAATTAAGCAACAGGATTAATAGTCTTTTTGTAAAGCATAATGTTGCAGATGTTTCCGGATTAAAAGAGATCAGGGATCAGTTGTCGGGAGAACAGCAGGGAGCTTCGGAGCTGGAATTCCAGATTGAAGAAATCCAAGCTAATATTGTTAAAAAAGAAAAAACACTTCAGGCTTTAGCCGCAACGCTGTCGAAAAACAGAAAAAAAAATATTCCGGTTTTCATTAAGAAAGCAGAAGCCTTACTCAAAAAATTAGGTCTTGAAAAAGCGAGAGTGGATATTGAATTGCAGGACGCAGCAGATTTCAATCACTTTGGAAAAGAAAATATTCAACTGTTGTTTCAGGCTAATTCGGGATTTCCTTTGAAACCTATTCAAACCGCTATTTCCGGTGGTGAAAGATCGAGGGTAATGTTAGCCGTCAAAAAGATCATTGCAGAAAGTGATGAGCTTCCTACATTAATTTTAGATGAAATTGATACCGGAGTTTCGGGAAAGGTAGCCGAAGAGATCGGAAATCTCATGCGTGAAATGTCTGCCGATATGCAGCTGATCGTCATTTCTCACCTCGCTCAGGTGGCTGCAAAAGGAAACAATAACTATAAAGTGGTGAAGCAGGATGTTGCCGGAAGAACACAGTCTACAATTGTGCCTTTAAGTGATGAAGAAAAACTCAACGAAATAGCCCAGCTTCTTTCCGGAAGCAAGATTACGGAAGCGGCATTGGCGCAGGCGAAGGAATTAATCGGATAA
- a CDS encoding DUF5687 family protein, producing MFIKFLKLEFKSFFRGSSLGINLAMKILRFIGILYFMACLVGGAFGAFFYIQEEMHQNPVQVVSRFMIAAWAIDLIVKYIWQELPTQNIKPFLTLNISKRTLVNYMMGKTFLSAFSWLNSLFLITFAIIALFNGYDALGIAAWLIGISLLFYLNNFINILFNDKEMVAIVFGCIFAGVAALAYYNIVPVLDYSEKFFFNFYERPYFVVISITLFLALWKICFSHIRKIFYLDQGLEAKKEVGRTENITFLNKYGAIGTFINNDIKLLKRNKVTKGIVWGSFLFLFYGLLMFSSPIYKTPAMMMFMGLFVTGGFQFMFGQRVPAFDSSYYPLMMTLNVPYKEYLKAKWWLMNIVTGFSVILALCYVYFGWEMYLTFFAAGIYNIGVNSQFTLWSGAFNKMQIDLNAKEKRFGQKNSFNMKSLLLLIPKMFLPMAVFGLMQYFFNITAGVISIAVLGLIGFLLREKIFDIIVRHYKVEKYSTLEAFKNKD from the coding sequence ATGTTTATAAAATTCCTGAAATTAGAGTTCAAAAGTTTTTTTCGAGGCAGTTCTCTAGGAATCAACCTGGCGATGAAGATTCTTCGCTTTATCGGAATTCTCTATTTTATGGCATGTTTGGTGGGAGGAGCATTTGGCGCATTCTTCTATATTCAGGAGGAGATGCATCAGAACCCGGTGCAAGTGGTTTCAAGATTCATGATTGCAGCCTGGGCGATTGATCTTATTGTGAAGTACATTTGGCAGGAATTACCCACTCAAAACATCAAGCCTTTTCTTACCCTTAATATTTCTAAAAGAACGCTGGTGAACTATATGATGGGCAAAACTTTTCTGTCTGCTTTCAGCTGGCTTAATTCCCTGTTTCTGATCACTTTTGCGATTATTGCATTGTTCAACGGATATGATGCATTAGGTATTGCAGCTTGGCTCATCGGGATTTCACTGTTGTTTTATCTCAATAATTTTATCAATATTCTTTTCAACGATAAAGAAATGGTTGCCATTGTTTTCGGCTGTATTTTTGCAGGAGTGGCAGCATTAGCCTATTATAACATTGTTCCTGTTCTGGATTATTCTGAAAAGTTTTTCTTTAATTTTTATGAAAGGCCTTATTTCGTAGTAATTTCAATTACTTTATTTTTGGCTTTATGGAAGATATGCTTCAGCCATATCCGGAAAATATTTTACCTGGATCAGGGACTTGAAGCTAAAAAAGAGGTTGGAAGAACGGAAAATATCACATTCCTGAATAAATACGGTGCGATCGGAACATTTATCAACAATGATATTAAGCTGCTAAAGCGAAACAAAGTTACCAAAGGAATTGTATGGGGCAGCTTCCTGTTTCTTTTCTACGGATTACTGATGTTCTCTTCGCCTATTTATAAAACTCCTGCCATGATGATGTTTATGGGGTTGTTTGTAACGGGAGGCTTTCAGTTTATGTTCGGGCAGCGGGTACCTGCTTTCGACAGTTCGTATTACCCTTTAATGATGACGCTGAATGTTCCTTACAAAGAATATCTGAAAGCAAAATGGTGGCTCATGAATATTGTAACGGGCTTTTCCGTTATTCTGGCATTATGTTATGTGTATTTCGGGTGGGAAATGTACCTTACTTTTTTTGCTGCAGGAATTTATAATATCGGGGTAAACTCACAGTTTACGCTCTGGTCCGGTGCATTCAACAAAATGCAGATCGATCTGAATGCAAAAGAAAAAAGATTCGGGCAGAAAAACAGTTTTAATATGAAATCTTTGCTCCTGCTGATTCCTAAAATGTTTTTACCGATGGCCGTTTTCGGATTGATGCAGTACTTCTTTAATATTACAGCGGGAGTTATCAGTATTGCAGTTTTAGGATTGATAGGATTTTTACTGAGAGAGAAAATATTCGATATTATCGTAAGACATTATAAGGTAGAAAAATACAGTACATTAGAAGCATTCAAAAATAAAGACTAA